The genomic DNA acagcaagatcgtttttgacccacctcctagagaaatggaaataaaaacaagaataaacaaatgggacctaatgaaacttaaaagcttttgcacagcaaaggaaaccgtaaacaagaccaaaagccaaccctcagaatgggagaaaatatttgcaaacgaatcaacagacaaaggattaatctccaaaatacataaacagctcatgcagctcaacatcaaaaaaacaaacaacccaatccaaaaatgggcagaagacctaaatagacatttctaaagaagacatatagatggccaagaggcacatgaaaagctgcacgaaatcactaattattagagaaatgccaatcaaaactacaatgaggtatcacctcacaccagttagaatgggcatcatcagaaaatctacaaagaacaaatgctggagagggtgtggagaaaagggaaccctcaatcccactactgggcctatacacagagaaaatcataattcaaaaagacacatgcaccccagtgttcattgcagcactatttacaagagccaggtcatggaatcaacctaaatgcccatcgacagatgaatggataaagaagatgtggtacatatattacTCAGCgatgcgctggcttctcatttgcagtggcttctcattgcggaacacgggctttaggtgcgcgggcttcagtagttgtggcacagggctcagtagttgtggctcatgggcttagttgttcgcggcatgtgggatcttcctggaccagggacccatgtcccctgcattggcaggcaggttcttaaccactgcgccaccagggaagccctgcagtgaTATCTTTATAATAAGTCAGGTGTACATAAAggtatgtgtctgtttctggactctccaCTCTGTTCCATTTGTCAATTTGTCCGTTTTTATGCTGGTGCTTCACCACTTATTACTGTATTTCTATAGTAAATCTTGATATCTGGTAGAGCAAATCCTCCCACCCTCTTTTCCTTCAAGAAGGACTGCCATTGGAACTTTGAATTTCCTAATAATCTCTTTGCCAAGTTCCACAAGAAAATCTAAGGGGGTTTTGATTAGAATTGCATTGAGTCTATAGTTTAATATGGGGTAATTAGtatctttacaatattgaatcttccaatccatgaacattattacttaggtcttctttcatttctctcagtatttcatagttttcttcatagaggacattcagatattttgttagatttatttctaggtacctattcctaagtatttttgatGCTACTCGTAAGTggtatttttgaaaaaatttctttttctaactttgcTGGCGTATAGCAATACAACTGATATTTGTATACTGACCTTGTATTCAACATCCTCGTTAAAATCTCATATTAAGTCTAACAATTTATctgctgattttaaaaaaaatttatatacccAATCTTATACAAATAATGGCTCTTTTGTCCTAGttgtcataattttttttcatttcttgccTTATTATATTGTCTAGGACCTTTAGAACAATGTTGAACAGAAGTCGCATTAACAGACATACTCAATCTGAAAGGAAATCTTACAACATTTtatcattaaatatgatgtttacTGTAGCTATATTTTGGTAGTTATCCCTTTTCAGATTaaggaagttcctttctattcctatatttttcaaaattataaacgGGTACTGATTTTAGCAAAGGCTTTTCCTGTATCTTAATCTGCAAATGTGGaaaattatattgattgattccAAAAGTTTCCAGTTTTATGTAAAAAATCtcaatcttaatttttaaaacatttttgtatttaGTACACTTAGGTATTTTTAGTTTATGCTATTTCAGTATCATTAAATGCACACAAATTAagaattgttatattttattggtgaattgaataatttattattatgaaatgacCCTCTTATGTCTATTTCATCTGTCTTTAAGTCTACTTTACTTGATATAATATAGCTACACccactttcttttatttattctttgcatGTTGTATGTTTGCATCCTTTCATGTTGTATCTTATCTTTTCTccatcttatattttctttttttttggccacactgtggcatgtgggatcttagttcccagaccagagactgaacccgcaccccctgcagtggaagcgtggagtcttaaccaaccactggaccgccagggaagtccctccctcttATATTTTCAGTGTGTCTCTTTAAACAGCATGAAGctggattttgtttctttttgtttgtttgtttgtatttgttttgtttttttaaagaaaatatatttaatggaaGAGTCAGACAACAGAAGTGCAGCTTGAtgactttttgtttgttcgtttgtttttggccataccacgtggcctgcggaatcttagttcctgaACCAGGgttccagggatcgaacccgtgccccctgcagtgcaagcatggagtcctaaccactggactgccagggaagtcccagattttgTTTCTTGATCCAGCTTGATAAACTTTCAACATTTCTGAATTATCAAGTATGAATATATTTAACTGGagcatttagaccatttacatttattgaataatttataCATTGGTTCTAAATCTATCATCCTATGATATCCTTTTTATTGTCCAACCTATTCTttatgttctctctttttttttctccttcctttcttgctttcttttagaCTGATTATTTTTGATTATACCTATTTTGGCTTTCCtattttagttttgaaaatatATACCCTTACTACTTTTTTTTGTGGTTCCCtagaaaacaacatgaatcttTGGCTTATAGTACTAGTATGTTAATTAACTATTTGTACTGTCCTCCAGACAATGCAAAGACCTCAGAACACTTTCACTCCATTTATACCTCTCCCTTCTTAAatgttgtgtatttttatttagttttttcaaTCCTACAACACATGgttaatattgttttatatagTTAGTGTTCCCTTAGAATCATacatatatttactatttttgttGGTCTTTATTCATTCTTgcatctccagctttctttctggatgatacTCCTTCTGCTTGAAAAACACCTTCATTTAGGGCAGGATGCCTGTTGGCAAATTCTGTTTTAATTTGTCTTAAAATTCTACCTCACATTTATTCTTGTAGAGTCAGTGGAGAAGAAATGACATATAGCTTtatttcaaaaatggataaattcagaAGGGAAATATGTGTTTAGCCAAGAGCTTTTCTTGGTTCCTAGCCTTTCTGCAATTATTTCTCCTCACATGGTCCTTTCCAGGACACATAAACACATATTTCCCTTCTGAATTTGTTGCCTCACTGGCTATACTGCCTGAAATTCCACCAGTGACTTCCATTTGGCTCACCAGATCCCTCTCTGAAAGTAGAAAAACCCACATCAGTGTTCAGGGGCCAAGGCACAAATGCCTTGGCACAAATGCCTAGTtagcttattttctttctaaCACCTTATAGGACTCAATCATACTCTAAACATAAAACTGTTCacggaaaaaaggagaaagaccagtaatttggaagaatttctcgAAAATCAGGTTGGGAAGGGCCACAAAATGAAGCGTTCGGGAGAACCTGGGGGCGGAGCGTTAGCCTTGGGCTGCGGGGCAAGTCAAAGGCAAAGGTCACCTCCACTGCACTTGGACAAAGGAGGGCAGAGCTGTTTGGTCCCGTTCAAGCTTGGGGTGCGAGTCCCCGAGTGCAGCTCTGGGGCCTCCTGAGCACACAGATGTTTTCCAACAACCCAGGATCCTTGGAGCCTGACCCGCACTCCCATGTGGGCAATACCTCCACAGCCTGAACGCCACCCTCACAGCCTTCATCAAATTTCTCTCCAAAGGACGGCTGGAACTGCGGAGAGCAAGGCAGGCCCCGGGGACAGAGAGACACAGTGACAGGCACCAAGCAAGCTGTTGTATTTTATCTGGAAAATGTCCTTTGCCAAAACCAGCTGCTGGTCAAACACTGTGCCCATTATGTGAAAACCAGGCCACAGGGAAGTGGGTCCAAAGAGGGTGATGGCTATACTGTTTCTGCCCTTTGGCTCTTGGGACGACTGGATGTGGCACTTTAGAGAAAGGGAACAAGGGGGAAAGGTGATGAGGGTTAGGAGCTCCAGCCCTGGGCTGTTTTAAGGTCTCAAGTGAAAGAAGGTCCGTCCAGAGGATGGGGAATTAACCAGCCCTGCTTCCCATGGTGATGTTGGGAACACATGGTCTTGCACAGGGGCTCAGGGGTCTGGGTGCTGGGAGGGGGCCCCTGCCAGGCTGCTGGCAGACCCTCCCTCGTGTTGCAGGCCCCTCGGGGGAGGAAGGCAGGCCAGTCAGCCCTGAGGAGGGGGCTTCAGCCTCACACTGGCCATTCCACTCTGCCCCTTCAGTGCCCTCCTGGAGCCTGGAGTGAGAGAAGGCTCCGGCTGTTAGAGCAGTGATCCCTCATGGGCCCTGACCTGAGCCCTCAGTTGAGAGCACAGGGAAATAAAAAGATCAGCTTATGACCCAATTTATCTGGGaggggaaaagtaaaaataaaaaataaaatgttgtgggaattccctggcggtccagtggttaggacttggtgctttcactgctgtgggcccaggttcaatccctggtttaaaaaaaaaaaaaaaaaatggttgtgcTCATTTACTTTCATGTTTAAGAACGCAGAAAATAGCCACTAAATCCCACcagtaataaataaaatgctcCCATTCTATCGGGCTCAGCCAAAAGCCCCAAATCTTTCATGGTGGGATTGCAAGTCTTAGCAAACCTACCATGGGGGAGGTTTGGGGAGAGTCGGTGAGCCCATTCAGTGCCCTGGCCCACCAGAGCCTGCCAGGATCTCTGatcctcctcccctgccctcagCCAAAGTCCCCGGCCCTCCCAGTCCTCATTCCCTGAGACCCAGACTCCCCCTGCCACCCTAAGCTTCTCCCAGCTCAGACCACGGTGGGTCGGCAGGCCCTGGTCCTGCACTCCCTGGCCAGGGCCCAGAGGACCCAGGTACAGTGGGCTAGCCTCCAGACAATGCCTTCCTCTCAGAAGGCCCCGCCCAGATGCCACCTGATGCTCTCAGAGACATTTTTTTGCCTGTGAATGGAATAGCATTCATTAATATGCTTGACAGacacaggttttttgttttccccatttaagacttttttaaatattaaaatctaaaaaaacattTTACGGAAGCATAAACATACATAATCCAGCTCATCCACTCATGCAACAAGCATGGGTTAAACGCCCATGTTGGCCCAGGAAAGGCACTTAAGGTAGACACAGTCCCCGCCCTCATGGAGAAAGCTCAGGCACCCAACCTGCCAGGAAGTAGCAAGAAAACCCTCATGGAATCTGAACCACTGCCTCACCCCTGCTCCGCTCAGGCTCCCCTGGGAAGGTGGTAGGGGCTGTCTGCTCGCGCAGTGCTACAGAGAAAGGCGCCTTAACTAGCCGTCTTTGCCTCTCTGCAGGCCCTGCCATCCCGGTGGGCGTGGACGTGCAGCTGGAGAGCCTGGACGGCATCTCGGAGGTGGACATGGTACGAGGCGCGCTCCGCAGGCAGCGCCGGGGCGGGCTGCTGTGGCCGAGGTCCCTTGGGGGCCTGCGGTGGGTGGGGCCACGCTGGGGCAGGCTGCGTCTGGGGCCGGGGCCAGAGCTGGAGAGGATGAAACCGGGACTTGGCATTTGGCCCAGGTTTAGTAAAATCCAGAGCCTGGCTTCTGCAGCTTCATGGGTAAAAATAACTTGGGGGCCCGgggtgggcgggcgggcgggcgggggggggggggggggcggggccggggtgtTAAATGCAGatcccaggccccgccccagacTTCCTGATTCGGTCTCTGGGAGTGAGGCCCAGCCCTCTACGTTCTGAACGCGCCCCTTTAGCGGTGTGAGGGGCGGGACCCGCCACATTTGGAGGAGCGCGGGAGGCGGACGTGTTCCCCTTCAAATTCTGCAGGTCTCTGCGCGCCAGCGCCCGCCGGGAGCACGGCTTCCCCGCTCACTCCTTGGCAGCGCCCAGCAGGCTCAGGCGGGCACCGGAGCGTCTTTGAAGAAGCCTCGTTTCAGCTGAGACCTGACAGCTGTAGGGAGGGCCAAGCAAGAGCGCGTACGAGGtctctgaggcagaaaaacagggAGTTTGCAAACTGAAAGGGTGGCGGACAAAACGGggaagagaggggctggagaggtgggcCAGTGGGGCGGTGCTCCCCTCCACGGGCGGGCCTCCGGGACAGGCAGGAGGAGCCTGGGTGTGGTTGGCAGAGCAGACGTGGGCCACCGCATgcatccttccatccttccttcaccTGCTCCTGGAACAGTCTCTCTGGGTAGTTATTTATTCATTGGCGTTCATGTATTAGCTCTGGCTACGGTGTAAGGGCTACACTCTTGGTTTCAGGCACCAGCTATGCAGACGAGGAGACACTTTTTAACAGGATAAGCTTTCAGGCTGAAATTATACTAGACATGCAGCTGCCCatctcctcattcattcatttccccCCATTTTTCCATTctgcagatatttattgagcatccactATTGTGCCTTGCCAGGCACTAAACTAGGGTCTGGAGATTCAGTGGTGGGCAGGAAACAATTCTGCCTTTAAAGATACTACAAGCCTAATGGTAGAAAACCTCCAAAATTGgacacttgggacttccctggcggtccagtggttaagactccatgcttccactgcaggggggcacaggtttgagccctggtcagggaactaagatcccgcatgccacgcagtgtggctacaaaaaaaaaaaaaaaaaaaaggcaaaatgggACACTTGACTGTCCAGGTTTCCGGAAGTGTCTGCTAAGTTGAATTGAATGGTTAGCCAATAGGTAAGGAGCCATGCGTGCAAAGGTCTAGGTGAGAGTGCAGCGCTTTGTGGGAATCCAGCCCTGCTGGCCCCAGGGCAGGCGGTGGGCATCAGAGCTGCCATTTTCCTTTGCAAAGCCTGAAGGAGGGGCTGTGCTGTCTCTTGGGCTCCAACCTCATGAGGCACAAACATGAGCCATTCTCTTTCCTGTGGCAGCAGCGCCATTGCCTTGGCCGTCATCCCGCAGGGCTGCAGAACTGTTTCCTTCAACTCTGGAGGCTGAGCCTGAGGTGTCCGTCACAGTGGTGGACGGAGGGTCGGCTGTCAGGAAGAGAGCTTTGTAAGCCATCTCTGTCTGGtctcccctcccactcccacaGGACTTCACCATGACCCTCTACCTGCGGCATTACTGGAAGGACGAGCGGCTGGTCTTCCCTAGCACCAGCAACAAGAGCATGACCTTCGACGGCCGGCTGGTGAAGAAGATCTGGGTCCCCGACGTCTTCTTTGTTCACTCCAAAAGGTCATTCATCCACGACACCACCACGGACAACATCATGCTGAGGGTGTTCCCGGATGGGCAGGTGCTGTACAGCCTGAGGTAACTGTCCATGGGGTCATGGCCTCTGTGTCCAATGGCATCCTAATATGTGTGGACAACGCCAGGGATCGTTTGACTGATTTACCACTGTATCGTCAGAGCTAAACTGTGCTTTTCACAGTAGGTGAGAAAACAgcatttgtggaatgaattagCTAGTCAACTCTTGGtttaaaaaccaccaccaaaaaacccctcttttaaaaaaaaaaatgtatatgtgtggTCTGTCCCTTTGGCCCCGAAGAGTTTGTCACTGTGTTTGGGTCTGTGGGTTACATGGGAGGGTCTGAACCTTCTGATGATACTTAGAACTCTCTAAAGATGAAATGACCACCGTAGTAGGTGCTGACTTCCGTGTCATCGGGGATCTTAAGGTTAGGTTAGGAGACTAATTGAACCTGAATGATCTGAGGGAGACGGTGACCTTCTATGTACCCTCCACCCCTGAGAGCCTATGATTCTAGTTTATTGGTAATAAACATTAGGAAGATAACGATAGCTACTGTTTATTAGGTGCTACTGCAGATTGGCTTCTGGGCTGACTTGAGTGATTACACAGTCTCATCCCACACCTTGTACAGTTCGCCAGAATTCAGTGCTAATAGCCTTGAGTcggggctggggaggcagggcATAACCTCCGGGCATCTCTGGGGAAGACGAGTCTCTGGATGCGGGCAATGCCCAGAGAAGGGTACAGGTGTGGGCCATGCACAGCCGGCAGCCTCAGGAGCTGGGATCTGGGCAGAGCAAATACCATCATCTACAGAAGACAAAACTCTAAAAGTTaacttagagggacttccctggcagtccagtggttaagactcagtgctcccaatgctggcggcacgggttcgatccctggtcagggtgctaagatcccgcatgctgcaccgtgcggcaaaaaaaaaaaaaaagaaagagtcctGGGTTTCCGAGCTTCTGCAGTAGACATGAAGAGGCAGCTGCCCTTGGTTGTGTCTTTGTCCTCCTTACTCTGGGCAGCCAGTAACTCACTGCACGAGCCAACATGGTTTTTTGGGTTCTAGGATTACAGTCACCGCCATGTGCAACATGGATTTCAGCCACTTTCCCCTGGACTCCCAGACCTGTTCTTTGGAGCTGGAAAGCTGTAAGTGTCTGTATTCGTAATGGCAAATCTTTGCCTTATTCCCTCTCTGTGCCATTTTAGTAACTATGAGACTGAGTACTGCCTGCCAGGGATAAGACCTATTTAATCCCTGGCTGAGGTAGGATGGCCCTGTTGCTCCTGCCTCAGAAGAAAAGGAGTGAAATTAACTTATTTTCCTCTTCCCAAAGATGCATATACAGATGAAGATCTGATGCTGTACTGGAAGAATGGGGACGAATCCCTGAAAACAGATGAGAAGATCTCCCTGtctcagtttctgattcagaaatTCCACACCACTTCCAGACTGGCCTTCTACAGCAGCACGGGTAGCTAACTTCTGCCACGGTCGGATTCAAATGGGGAAGAAAACACATTagaattctttttcagtgttAACTTTTTCCCCTTCCAATGAAAATAACTTTTCATTATTCTAATAATGCCCAGTCCAACAAGACATAAACAGCACTTAAAAGCAGAGGCTTTAAAAGTTGCTGCCCTCTGAAATTCCTTGGTCAGAGGTAGTCATTCTGAACAATTCAGCAAACACCCTTGCAGACATCCTGCTTTAATTATGTAATTTTACAAAAGTAGGGTCAGAGTGTACACGCTATTCTGTAACCTGATTCGTTTGACTTAACGATATGGGGAAATGTATTTATTacctgtttatttatgtatttattactgGATTTACCTATGTATTTATTACCTATATTCAGAGCTATAGATTCATTTCTTACGCGTAGTGTGACCTCTTCTTGGACTTTGGGGCCATGTTTGAAGTTTTGAGAGGATCCATTTGTCCGCTCTTCTTGAATCTCACCATCAGCccttgtgttagtttcctagagcCGTCCTAAcagagtaccacaaactgggtgcttGAAACGATAGAAATGTGTTCActcacagtgctggaggccagaagcctgaGCGCCATGCtccttctgaaggctctgggGAGGACTCCTTCCTCGCCTCTTACTAGCTCCTGGTGGTTATGGCATcgctccaacctctgcctctgttgtcacgtggcattctccctgtgacTCTGGTCTTCCCATGGTGTGTCTCTGTGCATCTATGTCCAAACTTCCCTCTtctttaaggacaccagtcactggattaTGGGCCACCGTAACTCAATATGACCTTGTCTTACCTTGATTACATGTACAGAGACCCGATTTCTCAAAGTCACATTCGCAGGTGGTGGGATTTAGAACTTCAACCTACCTTTATACGCTACACAGCTCTGCAGTATAGAGCTGCAGTACACAGCTCTGCAGCAGCCATGGGACCCTGGAGGACTTCTCACTTCCTTACCCTTTGTCCCAGTGCTGAGAAGCCTAGGCCTGGCTGTGGGAAGCTTTTGGGCTACCGTCTGCCCCTGCATGGCCACCATCTCCCCGTtcgcctgcccccagccccacccttctGTTCGCAACATCAAACACTGGAGAAGAGCGAGCCCCAGCCAAGGTTGCCTTGGTGTCAGGACAGCCCACACCTGCTTTCCCTTTATGCCCATGGTGCTCACCCcatccctttcttctcttttgctcTGATGTGCATTGCCacacaattttcttttctcatctgttcTTGGCAAGTTCAAATCAACTCTCTTTCTAAAACCATTTTTAAGAGTTCCTGGTATAACTTTTACTATGTGTCACTGTTTTGAGTGCTTTATATGAATTAACTAATTTCTACCCAACAGGTCTGTGGTGTAGATCGTAGTatacccagtttacagatgagaaaactgagactcagagagattagATTTTAGAAAGGAAATGTATTATACTAAGCCAACCaatcattaacttttttctttttggtcgcactgtgaggcttgtgggatcttagttccccgatcagggtttgaccctgggccccagcagtgagagcaaggagtcctaaccacgggaccgccagggaattccctattttttttttttttttggatcattaactcttttttctttttaatttatttttggctgtgccggatcttagttgtggcacacgggatctttttgctgcggcgtgcgggctcttcattgtggtgcgcaggcttctctctggtAGTGGTGCCcaggctccagagcatgcaggctcagtagttgtggtgcatgggctctctagttgtggtgtgtgagctcagtagctgcggcacgcaggcttagttgccccgcagcatgtgggatcttagttccctgaccagggatcaaacccgcgtcccctgcattggaaggcagattcttaaccactggactgccagggaagtcccttggatcATTAACTTTTAACTTTCTGCTGAAGAtgagtgtgatgacaggggaagAAGGGCCCCCAGGGAAGGAGTTTGGTTTTGCCTCTGCGATGGAACCTCACTGGCTTCTTCCTGTATCCCCCAGGCTGGTACAACCGTCTCTACATTAACTTCACGTTGCGTCGCCACATCTTCTTCTTCTTGCTGCAGACCTACTTTCCCGCCACCCTGATGGTCATGCTGTCCTGGGTGTCCTTCTGGATCGACCACAGAGCTGTGCCCGCCAGAGTTTCCCTGGGTAAAAGCATTTGATAAGGTGTGATAgggtggttatttatttatttttttcaatcaatCACTATGTAAAGGAGAAGTAAAATCATCATTCAGGGTCCTTAACCGATGGGCTGTCAGAGTCAGAAGGAGCGAACTTTCCTCCTGCTTCTTGCTTTGCATTCACATGCTGCCCTCAGTTTCCCAGACTACACTGTGAAAACCACAGGGAGCTCAAACCGCATCAGCTCTGCTCGAATCATTTCAGAAGGATAGCACCTACTTGGGGTGTAGACTTCCACCACTGGCAGTATCAGAGCTCAGTACTTTGATAAATAAGACAATTCGACAAATGCCCAAACTTACTCTGCAAATACAAAAACTTTGTTGGCCTTATTTAGACAGACTGAGAGTTTGGGAGCGGGGCCCATATTTCATGATTTCTGGGAAGGAGAGGGCTGTACTCTCTGGAGCTGTGGTTTAGTCCTTCTCAGACCCTAAATGCCAGAGTAAACATTTGCAATTCATCACTGAGATTTGGACAAAATCAGGTTGGGCACTGAGACATGTGAGGGTTTGACCAGCAAGGCACAGTGAAGAAGAAACCTGTATGACAGGCTTCCAGGAATTTCCACAGTCTTCCTGGACTCAGATGAGGGAGGATGTGTTCTTTCCTTGACGTTTGGGAAGGTTCCTTGAGAGGGGTCCTGTAGCccctgctttttaatttttattttttttattgaagtagagttgattttcaTAGCCACTGTTTTAAAGTCCACATCTGAGCAGATCCTTTGGGAAGCTCTGCTGATCTTAGCAACCACATTGCAGAAACCCAGGCTCCCAAGTGGCTCAGAGTGAAAGGGGACGGGCAGTTGGCTGGGAGGAGAACGGGTGGGCTGCGCGGGAGCAGATCCCTGCAGATCCTCACACCTCGATGCGGTGGAAACGTGCCCTGGCCACTTCCTATTAGGTGTAAGAGAGAGCAAATGTAAAATGGGACttagtgaacttatttacaaaacagaaatagagttacagatgtagaaaacgacCTTATAGTTACCAGAGCGGGGgtggtaaattgggagattgggatggacatatacacactactatacataaaatctcTTTAAGCATCATAAGACCTTGGAAGAAACATACtacaaaaatcaatataaaatggttaatagttgaaaaaaaaagggacttagTGAAATGTGAGGGCAGCTGTGTACCCTTGTCAGTGGCTGAACTAAAGCTGGATGCTGCAGGGATCACCACGGTGCTGACCATGTCCACCATCATCACGGGTGTGAACGCCTCCATGCCCCGCGTGTCCTACATCAAGGCCGTGGACATCTACCTCTGGGTCAGCTTCGTGTTCGTGTTCCTCTCGGTGCTGGAGTACGCGGCTGTCAACTACCTGACCACCGTGCTGGAGCGGAAGCCGCAGGAGAAGGTGAGAGAAGTTCATTCGTTTCCTTGTTGGAGCCCATGCTGCTGGTTGGATGAGAATAGCGGGAGGGAGCtttcatggagaaaagggagatgTTTGTGCAAAAGGAGGAGGATCCGTTTTAGAATATCCTAGCTTCCATCACAAAGGATCCCAGAAAGTAGAAAGTCTTTGGACAAAGACTAGGAAGACTTGGGTTCTTGGGCCCAACTCTGCCATTTatgttgggcctcagtttcctcatctgttaaaaaaaagtataacagAACCCTCACCCCACCTTCCTCCCAGGGTTGTTGTAAGGGTCACAATACCCTTACAAAAATGTATATGAGAGTTGTTTTGAAACTGTGTGGTTCTAGATGCACATAAATTATCACTATCATTACTGAACCTGTCTAGGGAAAATGTCTCTACGTCCTGTGAACAGACAAGAGGAAAGTTCTAGCATAAAAAACTCCTGTATTTATCAGTGGTCTGGCCCAGTGAAAATTCAGCCACACATAACCTTAGCCTTTAGACTCATTGG from Eschrichtius robustus isolate mEscRob2 chromosome 9, mEscRob2.pri, whole genome shotgun sequence includes the following:
- the GABRR2 gene encoding gamma-aminobutyric acid receptor subunit rho-2, whose translation is MVKPGGICPAAGYWKAACGITDIHRMPYFSRLILFLFCLMVLVESRKPKKRGWTGQLETSKPSHLYKKNLDVTKIRKGKPQPLLRVDDHDFTMRPAFGGPAIPVGVDVQLESLDGISEVDMDFTMTLYLRHYWKDERLVFPSTSNKSMTFDGRLVKKIWVPDVFFVHSKRSFIHDTTTDNIMLRVFPDGQVLYSLRITVTAMCNMDFSHFPLDSQTCSLELESYAYTDEDLMLYWKNGDESLKTDEKISLSQFLIQKFHTTSRLAFYSSTGWYNRLYINFTLRRHIFFFLLQTYFPATLMVMLSWVSFWIDHRAVPARVSLGITTVLTMSTIITGVNASMPRVSYIKAVDIYLWVSFVFVFLSVLEYAAVNYLTTVLERKPQEKFPCMCGMLHSRTMMLGGSCSESEANSLAGYPRSHILTEEERQDKIVVHLALSSESNSSRKKGLLKGQVGLRIFQNTHAIDKYSRLIFPASYIFFNLIYWSVFA